A genomic stretch from Pempheris klunzingeri isolate RE-2024b chromosome 23, fPemKlu1.hap1, whole genome shotgun sequence includes:
- the LOC139223113 gene encoding programmed cell death 1 ligand 1-like, whose protein sequence is MEGWTASSLLCLLAVRLFCGAAGVTECHDRALDIQAVEGSNVTVEWCFSSRANISISFLVIHCLFLAPEWKLFYHLYDTVNMVEDPPHEQFAGRVQCDKDALRTGRVRFHVSRVQMNDSGQYCCRTVTGSGSKIKPFSLNITAAEPKPLTPEPEPEPEPEPEPEPESRGRPGLYAGLGLAAVAAALLSVCTFRN, encoded by the exons ATGGAGGGCTGGacggcttcttctctgctgtgtctgctggctgtgaggctgttctgtggtgcagcag GAGTGACTGAGTGTCATGACAGGGCTCTGGATATCCAGGCAGTGGAGGGCAGTAACGTCACAGTGGAATGGTGCTTCTCGTCCAGAGCCAACATCTCCATCTCCTTCCTGGTGATCCACTGTTTGTTCTTGGCCCCTGAGTGGAAGCTGTTTTATCATCTTTACGACACAGTAAACATGGTTGAGGATCCTCCACACGAGCAGTTTGCAGGACGGGTTCAGTGCGACAAAGATGCTCTGAGAACAGGACGAGTCAGGTTTCACGTGTCCAGAGTCCAGATGAACGACTCGGGTCAGTACTGCTGTAGGACGGTGACTGGATCCGGCAGTAAGATCAAACCGTTCTCCCTCAACATCACAG CAGCTGAGCCCAAACCTCTGActccagaaccagaaccagaaccagaaccagaaccagaaccagagccaGAGAGCCGGGGGAGGCCGGGGCTCTATGCTGGACTGGGActggcagcagtagcagcagctcttctgtctgtctgtacattcAGAAACTGA